Part of the Candidatus Methylomirabilis sp. genome is shown below.
CGTGTCCACCGTGATCAGGTACAGGATGGAGACCCCGCGGAAGAAGTAGAAGCAGGCCAGCGGAACCTTCTTGCCGAAGCGGTCGCAGAGGTAGCCGGAGGCGAGCGTCCCCACCACGTTCATGGCCCCCATGAGGCCGATCGCCGCCGCCGCCGTCATCTCCCCCAGCCCCCGGTCTACGGCGTACGGGACCACGTGCGTCCCGATCATCCCGTTGCTCGTGTAGCCGCAGACGAAGAACCCCCCCGCCAGATACCAGAAGTCGGCGGACCGGATCGCCTCCCTCACCGCCGTCCGTCGCTCGGGCGCGAGAGCGGCTCCGGCTGCGCGCCCGGCGGGAGCGGGAGCCGCGGCCCCGTAGGGGCGGAGTCCCTTCTCCCCCGGGTCGTCCCGCAGGAGCCACATGGTGAGGGGAGCCACCAGGAACACCAGGATCGCCCCGAGCCAGACGAAGGATTGCCGCCAGCCCAACTGGAGCGTGAGGCCCATGGCGAGCGGGATGAAGAGGAGCTGCCCGGCGGAGGTCCCGGCCCCCGCGATCCCCATCATGAGGGCGCGCCGCTGCTCGAACCAGCGGGCGGCGATCGCGGACGCCGTGACGATGGCGGCCCCGCCCGCTCCCACCGCCGTGAAGATCCCCGCCCACAGGTACAGATGCCAGAGCCGCGTGACGGTGGCCGAGAGGAGCGCCCCCGCGCCGCAGAGCAGGACGCTCAGCGCCAATACGCGCCGCGGGCCGTAGCGGTCCACCAGGCGCCCGATGAAGGGCCCGATGGCGCCGTAGATCAGGAGCGAGAACGCGGCGGCGAGGGCGATGGCGCCCCGCTCCCACCCGAAGTCGCGCTCGAGGGGTTTGATGAAGACCCCGAAGGACGACCGGACGCCCGAGGCGGCCAGCAGGGCGAGGAAGGTGACCCCCGCGACCACCCAGGCGTAGTGCAGGCGCCCGCCGTGACTGTTCGTCGGCATCGTTCTCTCGCTCCAGGTGGGCGCAGCGACCCGTCCGTCCCCGCGGCCGCGTTTGCCCCTATAGATGCCCCGGATCCAAATTCGATGCGCCCCCTACAGGGGCCAGCGCTCCATCCGGTAGGACATGTCCCAGAACCCGTACTCGTAGCGGCTGCTGGTCATGAAGTGGCGGCGCATGCGGTCCCGCTCGGCCCGCCCCGCCCCCTCCGCCAGGCGGTCGGTGAGGCCCCGGAGCCAGCGCGCCAGCTTGCCGAAGTCGGCGCTGCTGTAGGTCCGGATCCAGTCCCCGTAGGGGTTGGCCCGGCCGCCCCGCTGCCCCTT
Proteins encoded:
- a CDS encoding MFS transporter; the encoded protein is MPTNSHGGRLHYAWVVAGVTFLALLAASGVRSSFGVFIKPLERDFGWERGAIALAAAFSLLIYGAIGPFIGRLVDRYGPRRVLALSVLLCGAGALLSATVTRLWHLYLWAGIFTAVGAGGAAIVTASAIAARWFEQRRALMMGIAGAGTSAGQLLFIPLAMGLTLQLGWRQSFVWLGAILVFLVAPLTMWLLRDDPGEKGLRPYGAAAPAPAGRAAGAALAPERRTAVREAIRSADFWYLAGGFFVCGYTSNGMIGTHVVPYAVDRGLGEMTAAAAIGLMGAMNVVGTLASGYLCDRFGKKVPLACFYFFRGVSILYLITVDTPVSLNVWAVLFGLNYIATVPPTSTLTADLFGRFSVGVLFGWIFLSHQVGAAAGAWVGGWIFDATGSYALAFLSAAVLAFVAAGLSLLIREGRPARLAPEEAAAY